The Anolis carolinensis isolate JA03-04 chromosome 1, rAnoCar3.1.pri, whole genome shotgun sequence genome window below encodes:
- the LOC103281702 gene encoding zinc finger protein 239-like, which translates to MAAEEEEEEEEGGAWRGGSQRHNVEKASVKSAHLCCHQRTHTGEKPYQCMECGNSFSQRETLHQHQKTHTGEKPHQCTECGKSFSRSDGLRSHQRTHTGEKPYQCTECGKSFVRSDGLLSHQRTHTGKKIHKCVECGKSFSRSGNLRLHQRTHTGEKPHQCIECGKSFIESVALRLHQSTHTVEKPHKCIECGKSFSQIGKLHSHQRTHTGEKPHQCTECGKSFSRSDGLRRHQRLHTGEKPYQCMECGKCFSQNRALHAHQSTHTGEKPHQCMECGKSFSQIDSLHSHQRTHTGEKPHKCIECGKTFSQSGALRGHQRTHTGEKPYQCTKCGKSFSWRGQLRRHERIHTQVEEEPLSS; encoded by the exons atggcggcggaggaggaggaggaggaggaggaggggggggcctGGCGGGGGGGTTCGCAGCGTCAC aatgtggaaaaagcttcagtcaAGAGTGCACATCTGTGttgccatcaaaggacccacacaggggagaagccatatcaatgcatggaatgtggaaacagCTTCAGTCAAAGGGAAACACTGCATCAGCATCAAaaaacccacacaggggagaagccacatcaaTGCaccgaatgtggaaagagcttcagtcggagtgatggtctgcgttcccatcaaaggacccacacaggggagaagccatatcagtgcaccgaatgtggaaagagcttcgttCGGAGTGATGGTCTGCTTTCCcaccaaaggacccacacagggaaGAAGATACATAAATGCgtcgaatgtggaaagagcttcagtcggagtggaaaTCTCCGtttgcatcaaaggactcacacaggagagaaaccacatCAGTGcattgagtgtggaaagagtttcattgAAAGTGTAGCTCTGCGTCTCCATCAATCGACCCACACAgtggagaagccacataaatgcatagaatgtggaaagagcttcagtcagattggaaaactgcattcccatcaaagaactcacacaggagagaagccacatcaaTGCactgaatgtggaaagagtttcagtcggAGTGATGGTCTGCGTCGCCATCAAAGgctccacacaggggagaagccatatcaatgcatggaatgtggaaaatgcTTCAGTCAGAATAGAGCTCTGCATGCCCACCAAagcacccacacaggggagaaaccacatcagtgcatggaatgtggaaagagcttcagtcagattGACAGTCttcattcccatcaaaggacccacacaggagagaagccacataaatgcattgaatgtggaaagaccttcagtcagagtggagcaCTGCGtggccatcaaaggacccacacaggggagaagccgtatcaatgcactaaatgcggaaagagcttcagttggaGAGGACAGCTGCGTCGCCATGAAAGGATCCACACACAGGTAGAGGAAGAGCCTTTGAGTTCCTAG
- the LOC134295646 gene encoding zinc finger protein 572-like, translating into MTEEGSKCLECGKSFTGSGCSHLHQRTHTGEKPYGCLECGQSFAQSSDLRLHLRTHTGEKPYTCLECGKSFAQSGHLGRHQRIHTGEKPYKCLECGRSFARSDDLSSHQRTHTGVKPYTCLECGRSFTHTSSLRSHQRTHTGKKPCECPECGKSFTESGSLRSHQRTHTGEKPYTCLDCGQSFTHNSGLWAHQRTHTGEKPYACLECGKRFNHSGSLRQHQRTHTGEKPYGCLECGQSFTQSSHLRSHQRIHTGEKPYTCLECGQSFIRSSGLHSHQRTHWG; encoded by the coding sequence ATGACAGAGGAAGGAtctaaatgcctggaatgtggaaaaagcttcactGGCAGTGGATGCTCgcatttacatcaaaggactcacactggggagaaaccctatggatgccttgagtgtggacagagcttcgctcagaGTTCAGATCTACGTTTGCATCttaggactcacactggggagaaaccctatacgtgcctggagtgtggaaagagcttcgctcagagtggacatctaggtagacatcaaaggattcacactggggagaagccctataaatgcctggagtgtggaaggaGCTTTGCTCGGAGTGATGATCtaagttcacatcaaaggacccatactGGGgtgaaaccctatacatgcctggagtgtggcagGAGTTTCACTCATACTTcgagtctacgttcacatcaaaggactcacactgggaagAAGCCCTGTGAATGCcctgagtgtggaaagagcttcactgagagtggaagtctacgttcacatcaaaggactcacactggggagaaaccctatacatgcctggactgtgggcagagcttcactcataattCTGGTCTATgggcacatcaaaggactcacactggggagaaaccctacgcatgcctggagtgtggaaagagattcaatCATAGTGGAAGTCTACGTCAACAtcagaggactcacactggggagaaaccctatggatgcctggagtgtggacagagcttcactcagagttctcatctacgttcgcatcaaaggattcacactggggagaaaccctacacatgcctggagtgtggacagagcttcattcgTAGTTCAGGCTTACATTCGCATCAAAGAACTCACTGGGGATAA